CTCGCAGACGCGGACAAGCCCGCCGCGGCGCGACAGCTCGCGCGGGCGACGGAGTGGACGCCCGAGCTGATCGAGTTTCTCGCCGTGCTGCCGGACGACGAGCTGTTGCCGCTGCTTCGCGCGCAGTGGGGCCATGCGAATCTGCGCGACGCCATCACGCTCGTGCTCGCGCGCGCGCCGCGGGCGGACGACCGCGACCGGTTCGTGACGGCGCTCGGCTCGTTCCAACCCGCGGTTGTCGAACGCGCGGCGCGTGTGCTGGCGGGCGTGTCGGGTCGGGTGACGCCATCGGACATCGCGACCGCGGTGACGGCGCTGCGCCGAGCCTGCTCGCAGCCGCGCGAGAAGGCGACACGCGACGCGCTCACCTCGCTCGTCAGCGGCTGGGCGGCGCAGACGTTCACCATTGCGGAGGGCGGCGACTTCTTGAATGCACACGCCGCCGTGTTCGAGTGGTTCGCCGCGACCTATCCGCGCGAGTCCGCCGCGCTCGGCGGCGGCGAGGATGTCGCGTCATTTCTCAGACGGTTGCCGGGCATCAACTGGGACGCGGCAGACGCGACACGCGGGCAGCGGTTGTTTGAGGAGCGCGCGTGTCATCGCTGCCACGCCAGCTCGACTCGCGTCGGGCCGGACCTCGCGGGCGTCACGTCGCGGCTGTCGCGCGAGGACTTGTTCATCGCGATCCTCGACCCGAACCGCGATATCTCACCGGCGTATCTGCCGAAGCTCGTCACGACGAAATCCGGCGCGACGCACACGGGCTTCATGGTTTACGACTCGCCGACCGCAAAGCTCGTGCAGACCGGCCCCGACACGACCGTGCGATTGACCGGCGAGGAAATCGCGTCCGTGCGAGACGCGCGCGTCTCGATCATGCCCGGCGGCCTGCTGGCGGGATTGAAGGACGGCGAGATCGCCGACCTGTATGCGTTCATGAAGGCGGCACGGAAGAAATGACCTCGTCCGCCCATCTCACCTCGACGATCGGCGACAGGACCCGGGGCGAGTGGCCGTGAAGTTTGACTGCCGTCCCGGAGTCGGGTATCTACAACCCTCGAAGCGATGAAACGACGAGCTGCATCCCGGGGCGAGCCGGAAGCGTCCGGGCGTTCCCGTGTCGCGGCCTTCACACTGATCGAACTCCTGGTGGTCATCGCCATCATTGCGATCCTCGCCGCGCTGCTGCTGCCGGCCCTTTCGAAGGCGAAGGAAAAGAGCAAGGGCGCGACGTGCATCAACAACATGCACCAGATGGCGATCGCGAGCGCGCTCTACTCGGACAGCAACGACGAGAAGATCGTGAAGATGTTCGACACAAACATGATCGCCGGCCGCGGCGCGTTGATGCCCAACGGGATTGTCATCGTCACCAACACGCTCGGCGGCAACACGCTCACGGTATGGGTGGACCTGCTCCGCCCCTACTCCGGCGCGACGTTCAAGGGTTCGCAGTGCGCCGCATTTCAGTTCGCCGGCCGTGCCGCGGCGTCGCTCGGCATTGGCATGGGCTATCCGGAAGTCGGGATTTCCTACCAATACGTGCAGCCGGCGAACGTCTCGTATCAGCCGCCCTTCCGCGTGGTGGATGTGATTCGTCCGCCCGTCACGATTTTCGTGGCGGATTGCGCCACGGCGGACGCCGCAAGCCTGACGAGCACGAATTCGGACAACTGGAAGGAGGACGTGGCGAATCCGAACGCGCGCGCGGACTTTTGGCTGACGCCGGCGAACACGACCCCGCCGTATTGGGGAACCTATCCGGACCGCACCCGCATCATCAGCCGGCACAACCGCTACGCCAACGTGGCGAAGTTCGACGGCCACACCGAGACCCTCCGCGGAAGCGCCGTCGGTTGGGGTTTGCCCAAAGGTGATCCAAACGCGCTGTGGTCGAAGTAGCGGCCGAAGGCTACTTGTCCACGACGAGCACGGCGGACTTCTTCGCGTTCAAAACGAACTTCTTTCCCGCCGGCGCCGGCGGGAGCCGCTTGAGGTAGCCGGACTTGACGAGATCCTCCAACGTCGCGGGCTCCTTCATCATTCCCAGCATGTAGGCATTCAACGCGCGGTTGACCTCGGCGAGGCTGGGCTCCTCGCCAGGATTTCCCGGCGGGACAGGCTCCGGGGGCTTCGATATCACGGTCGGGGGCGCCGCGGGGGACTGCGGGGGAGCT
This window of the Verrucomicrobiota bacterium genome carries:
- a CDS encoding prepilin-type N-terminal cleavage/methylation domain-containing protein; the encoded protein is MKRRAASRGEPEASGRSRVAAFTLIELLVVIAIIAILAALLLPALSKAKEKSKGATCINNMHQMAIASALYSDSNDEKIVKMFDTNMIAGRGALMPNGIVIVTNTLGGNTLTVWVDLLRPYSGATFKGSQCAAFQFAGRAAASLGIGMGYPEVGISYQYVQPANVSYQPPFRVVDVIRPPVTIFVADCATADAASLTSTNSDNWKEDVANPNARADFWLTPANTTPPYWGTYPDRTRIISRHNRYANVAKFDGHTETLRGSAVGWGLPKGDPNALWSK